One genomic segment of Vibrio agarivorans includes these proteins:
- a CDS encoding substrate-binding domain-containing protein, which produces MEKTLLLLLDSMIYYDRQILKGIKAKADELDSRLDIHLECPSNLDFILSRQWDYIIADYDKPENRQIVNTLNSKTVVITNHQEPGLPSAFSVVQLDNAGLANTALQAFAKRNIENVSYFANQRDFVTPWSSERASAFAKTAQLSGLNYIENAESALKERKFPLGIYCSSDRSACRMASLCKSMKLKVPEQVSIIGTDCDDTERMLSAIPLSSVELNPLELGKLCFETLDKLIRYKRTVRVEFSSYKLIHAQTTLEDNSVDPIVVKAESFIRNHFHINMKIKQVTDHCRVSRKTLDTRFLIAHRMTAHQYLTHLRLERAKHLLLTTNEKLEAIAKQCGYPGQSYLSQVFLKQFGLAPVRYRIEKGQGMKKETEAG; this is translated from the coding sequence ATGGAAAAGACATTGCTGCTGCTTTTAGACAGTATGATCTATTACGATCGTCAGATATTAAAAGGCATTAAGGCCAAAGCGGATGAATTGGACAGTCGTTTAGATATCCACCTTGAGTGTCCTAGCAACCTCGATTTTATCCTATCGCGCCAGTGGGATTACATCATTGCGGATTATGATAAGCCAGAGAATCGTCAGATCGTAAACACGCTCAATAGCAAAACTGTCGTGATCACTAATCATCAGGAGCCAGGCTTACCCAGTGCGTTCTCAGTTGTGCAATTAGATAATGCAGGCCTTGCTAATACGGCGCTGCAGGCGTTTGCCAAACGCAATATTGAAAATGTGTCCTATTTCGCTAACCAAAGAGATTTTGTCACTCCGTGGAGCAGTGAAAGAGCATCAGCTTTTGCTAAAACAGCACAGCTTAGTGGGCTAAATTACATCGAGAATGCTGAATCAGCCCTGAAAGAGCGCAAATTTCCCTTAGGTATTTACTGCTCATCCGATCGTTCAGCTTGTCGAATGGCGAGCTTGTGTAAGAGTATGAAACTCAAAGTCCCAGAACAGGTATCTATCATAGGTACCGATTGTGATGATACGGAGCGAATGCTGTCAGCGATCCCCCTATCATCGGTTGAGCTGAACCCTTTAGAGTTGGGAAAACTGTGTTTTGAGACATTGGATAAACTGATTCGTTACAAGCGAACGGTGCGTGTTGAGTTCTCGTCGTATAAACTGATCCATGCTCAAACGACACTGGAAGATAACTCGGTTGATCCTATCGTGGTGAAAGCTGAGAGCTTCATTCGCAATCATTTTCACATCAATATGAAAATTAAGCAGGTGACGGATCATTGTCGTGTCTCGCGTAAGACTCTCGATACACGCTTCCTGATTGCTCATCGAATGACAGCACATCAATACCTCACACACTTGCGACTTGAGCGAGCAAAACACTTGTTGTTAACGACCAATGAGAAGCTTGAAGCGATTGCTAAACAGTGTGGTTATCCGGGGCAATCTTACCTATCTCAGGTGTTCCTAAAACAGTTTGGCTTAGCACCGGTTCGTTATCGAATCGAGAAAGGTCAAGGAATGAAAAAAGAGACTGAAGCGGGATAA
- a CDS encoding ComEA family DNA-binding protein, whose amino-acid sequence MKKWISAVLIGLFAFVSTGHAATSDLNSAIKKCETKYKNDKTEKSSCIKKAKTKYKDKKDKKATSTKSTSTQAKKKSTTKKDISAVCKEKYPKDSTKQKTCVTDAKEKAAKAKESEKTKATQATASSKKSLDSKSLDSTKSKTAKATTAATATKKSLKAVNVNKASAQELAESLPGVGEKKAQAIVDYRKKNGSFKSAADLENVPGLGEKSVSNMKAYLKY is encoded by the coding sequence ATGAAAAAATGGATTTCCGCTGTGCTTATTGGCTTGTTTGCGTTCGTTTCAACCGGTCATGCCGCAACCAGTGATCTCAATTCAGCGATCAAGAAGTGTGAGACAAAATACAAGAACGACAAAACCGAAAAAAGCAGCTGTATCAAGAAAGCCAAAACAAAATACAAAGATAAGAAAGACAAGAAGGCAACTTCAACCAAATCAACATCGACCCAAGCTAAGAAAAAATCTACGACCAAGAAAGACATCAGCGCTGTGTGTAAGGAGAAATACCCAAAAGACAGTACTAAACAGAAAACCTGTGTAACGGATGCCAAAGAAAAAGCGGCTAAAGCGAAAGAGAGTGAAAAAACCAAAGCAACACAGGCAACCGCGTCATCGAAAAAGTCGCTTGATTCCAAGTCATTAGACTCGACTAAGAGCAAAACAGCAAAAGCCACAACTGCCGCAACGGCAACCAAAAAATCGCTGAAAGCAGTCAATGTGAACAAGGCATCAGCGCAAGAGCTGGCCGAATCACTACCCGGTGTGGGGGAAAAGAAAGCACAGGCGATTGTCGATTACCGAAAGAAAAACGGCTCGTTTAAGTCCGCTGCAGATCTTGAAAACGTACCCGGTCTGGGTGAGAAGTCGGTTTCTAATATGAAGGCTTACTTGAAGTATTAG
- a CDS encoding isoamylase early set domain-containing protein — translation MITKRFFKTKDEVEVTFQWPQGDSNITTVSLSGDFNDWQATPLKLNRQKVFTTKIRLPKEQSFQFRYLLNDEVWENDHAADEYVPNGLGSDNSVVKTYAPVEA, via the coding sequence ATGATCACAAAACGTTTTTTCAAAACTAAAGATGAAGTCGAGGTTACGTTTCAGTGGCCACAGGGTGACTCAAACATTACTACTGTATCGCTAAGTGGCGATTTTAATGATTGGCAAGCGACGCCGCTTAAGCTCAATCGCCAAAAAGTGTTTACAACAAAAATTCGCTTACCTAAAGAGCAGTCATTTCAATTCCGTTACCTTCTAAATGATGAGGTATGGGAAAATGATCACGCAGCAGACGAGTACGTGCCAAACGGCTTAGGTAGTGACAACAGTGTTGTGAAAACATACGCGCCAGTCGAAGCTTAA
- a CDS encoding heparinase II/III domain-containing protein, producing the protein MMLSLQRNHDFQIFTAPNNEVALVNPPSFNWPQEEYENRYVLELEQVGSDQKWLWQDVQSPFQFNFLLDAAEYRWRVTCQATQHTSDWMLFSVSSDTAGYIAPTAQELFAQCTDKEQFLMYFDQDIEQVQQASSGVKEKLIASLTDLDINTILYPTHYRRGQEEGKRTAIANARNWIDRELMALTLLYKIWQDQESGEKARDILLRLAEWSPEGPATLVRPLTWGDEVGLSLSRNLFLAYHWLAPLLTAEEKNFVRPFLVRIVFQMEERLEQDQFKQFPGHSHTSRLPAYLGVAALALHKEYDITTCERWLNYALMIYRGVLPFYGGRDGSWAEGPFYSSSYSKWQHSFFLTVERLSGFSFYNHPFYKNYVNFAMEFVATQERIHPFGDGFWCLREGKEWPGFFAQNPLRIYAERFGGHDSIALSEQLESEIQSYKLHLLDIIPTVSQLSYRNQDRALSNTNVGASTDKNSSTTYYDYAGLGKSAHNALSFYYRASQFGNSSHRHGDQGNFALVDQGVNVLTPSGSYGYRFASKHHSQWTRQTQAHNLPLIGHQGQVLDCASSVAHVVTRKESELFHAVTLDLTAAYSGCQRYLRTLVQVADKGLIVCDQLELDSSDTLQWRLHSPLEVTFEGDMVYLNNEDKHYQIDVIAKGISHPTLTEEINDSDGFHGDVESDAQKEINHIEWQLPSSTSHQVVMSCLKSSEVTLTHIGSQLVIEYLNESLTIDRLFHQLDLKQLVSV; encoded by the coding sequence ATGATGCTGTCACTACAACGTAATCATGACTTTCAGATCTTTACCGCTCCCAACAATGAAGTCGCTCTAGTCAACCCGCCATCATTCAACTGGCCTCAGGAAGAGTATGAAAACCGTTATGTTCTTGAGTTAGAGCAAGTCGGCAGTGACCAAAAGTGGTTATGGCAAGACGTTCAGTCCCCCTTCCAATTCAACTTCCTACTCGATGCTGCCGAGTATCGCTGGCGAGTGACATGTCAGGCAACACAGCACACCTCTGACTGGATGCTGTTTTCAGTTTCGAGTGACACTGCTGGGTATATTGCGCCTACTGCACAAGAGCTGTTTGCTCAATGTACAGATAAAGAGCAATTCTTGATGTATTTCGACCAAGATATTGAACAAGTACAACAAGCATCAAGTGGCGTAAAAGAGAAGCTGATTGCAAGTCTCACTGACCTCGACATCAATACCATTCTCTATCCAACCCACTACCGCCGTGGACAAGAGGAAGGTAAACGCACAGCTATTGCCAATGCACGTAATTGGATCGACCGAGAATTAATGGCATTGACGCTGCTATACAAAATTTGGCAAGACCAAGAGAGTGGTGAGAAAGCACGTGATATTCTCCTTCGTCTTGCAGAATGGAGCCCAGAAGGCCCTGCTACGTTGGTACGTCCATTAACTTGGGGCGATGAAGTCGGCCTCTCTTTATCTCGAAACCTGTTCTTAGCTTATCACTGGTTAGCACCTTTGCTTACGGCCGAAGAGAAAAACTTTGTCCGCCCTTTCTTGGTTAGAATCGTCTTTCAGATGGAGGAACGTCTAGAACAAGACCAATTTAAACAGTTCCCAGGACATTCACATACTTCTCGCTTGCCAGCGTATCTTGGCGTAGCGGCGCTTGCACTGCATAAAGAGTACGACATTACAACGTGTGAACGCTGGCTCAATTATGCTCTTATGATTTATCGTGGCGTTCTGCCTTTTTATGGTGGCCGTGATGGCAGTTGGGCTGAAGGACCATTCTATTCATCGTCATACAGTAAGTGGCAACATAGTTTCTTCTTAACCGTAGAGCGATTAAGCGGGTTCTCTTTCTACAACCACCCGTTCTACAAAAACTATGTTAACTTTGCGATGGAATTTGTCGCGACACAAGAGCGTATTCACCCGTTCGGTGACGGCTTTTGGTGCTTAAGAGAAGGCAAAGAGTGGCCTGGATTCTTCGCGCAAAATCCATTACGAATCTACGCAGAACGTTTTGGCGGGCATGACTCCATTGCCCTATCAGAGCAACTTGAGTCGGAGATTCAAAGTTACAAACTGCACTTGTTAGACATCATCCCTACGGTCTCACAGCTAAGTTATCGCAATCAAGATCGAGCTCTCTCGAATACTAATGTCGGTGCTTCAACCGACAAAAACTCGAGTACCACTTATTACGATTATGCCGGTTTAGGAAAAAGTGCTCACAATGCGCTTTCATTCTACTATAGAGCAAGTCAATTTGGTAACAGCTCGCACCGACACGGTGATCAGGGTAACTTTGCCTTGGTTGATCAAGGCGTGAATGTACTGACGCCAAGTGGCAGCTACGGGTATCGTTTTGCGAGTAAGCATCACAGCCAGTGGACTCGTCAAACGCAAGCTCACAACTTGCCATTGATTGGTCATCAAGGTCAGGTGCTGGACTGTGCTTCATCAGTTGCCCATGTCGTTACACGCAAAGAGTCAGAACTCTTTCATGCTGTCACTCTCGACCTAACAGCAGCGTATTCAGGATGTCAGCGATACCTCCGAACACTAGTTCAGGTAGCCGACAAAGGGCTAATTGTTTGTGATCAGCTAGAACTCGATTCTTCAGATACCCTTCAATGGCGCTTGCACTCACCGTTAGAAGTGACATTTGAGGGCGATATGGTTTATCTGAACAACGAAGACAAGCATTACCAAATTGATGTCATCGCAAAAGGTATTTCGCACCCAACCCTTACGGAAGAAATCAACGATTCAGATGGATTCCATGGCGATGTTGAGTCAGACGCTCAAAAAGAGATTAACCATATCGAATGGCAGCTACCTAGCAGCACATCACACCAAGTCGTGATGAGTTGTCTTAAATCGTCTGAGGTAACTTTAACCCATATAGGCAGTCAGCTAGTTATTGAGTATTTAAATGAATCGCTAACGATAGATCGACTCTTTCATCAGCTCGACCTCAAACAATTAGTATCTGTATAA
- the xylA gene encoding xylose isomerase, translated as MTEYFKDIKKIQFEGKASTNPLAFRHYDADKMILGKSMKEHLRFAACYWHNFRWGGADIFGDGTFDHEWLKVSDPMEQARVKADAAFEFFAKLGVPYYCFHDTDVAPEGNSLKEYVNNFQTMVDVLEQKQEETGMKLLWGTANAFSNPRYMAGAGTNPDPKVFAYAATQIFNAMGATQRLGGENYVLWGGREGYETLLNTDLRQEREQLGRLMQMVVEHKHKIGFKGSILIEPKPQEPTKHQYDYDTATVYGFLKQFGLEKEIKVNIEANHATLAGHSFHHEVATATSLGIFGSIDANRGDAQLGWDTDQFPNSVEENTLVMYEILKAGGFTTGGFNFDARVRRPSTDLADFFHGHIGGMDTMALSLERAAEMIENDVLSKNIAQRYADWNTDLGKKILSGDLSLEAVANYAVDNNISPAKVSGRQEYLENIVNGFIYK; from the coding sequence ATGACTGAATATTTTAAAGACATCAAAAAGATCCAATTCGAAGGTAAAGCGTCAACCAACCCACTTGCATTCCGCCACTACGATGCGGACAAGATGATTCTTGGTAAGAGCATGAAAGAGCATCTGCGCTTTGCTGCTTGTTACTGGCACAACTTCCGCTGGGGTGGTGCAGATATCTTCGGTGACGGTACATTCGACCATGAGTGGCTAAAAGTTTCAGACCCAATGGAACAAGCACGCGTTAAAGCGGATGCTGCATTTGAGTTTTTCGCAAAGCTTGGTGTGCCTTACTACTGTTTCCATGATACTGACGTTGCTCCAGAAGGTAACTCTCTAAAAGAGTACGTAAACAACTTCCAAACTATGGTTGACGTACTTGAGCAGAAACAAGAAGAGACTGGCATGAAGCTCCTTTGGGGCACAGCGAACGCTTTCTCTAACCCACGCTACATGGCGGGTGCAGGTACTAACCCTGACCCTAAAGTGTTTGCTTACGCGGCTACCCAAATCTTTAACGCAATGGGCGCAACACAACGCCTTGGCGGCGAAAACTACGTACTTTGGGGTGGTCGTGAAGGTTACGAAACGTTGCTTAACACAGACCTACGTCAAGAGCGCGAGCAGCTTGGTCGCCTAATGCAGATGGTGGTTGAGCACAAACATAAGATTGGCTTTAAAGGCTCAATCTTGATTGAACCAAAACCACAAGAGCCAACTAAGCACCAGTACGACTACGATACAGCAACTGTTTACGGTTTCTTGAAGCAGTTTGGCCTTGAGAAAGAGATCAAAGTTAACATCGAAGCAAACCACGCTACACTGGCTGGTCACAGCTTCCATCACGAAGTAGCTACGGCGACTTCACTAGGTATCTTCGGCTCTATCGATGCGAACCGCGGTGATGCTCAATTAGGTTGGGATACAGACCAGTTCCCGAACAGCGTTGAAGAAAACACACTAGTGATGTATGAAATCTTGAAAGCGGGCGGCTTCACTACCGGTGGTTTCAACTTCGATGCTCGCGTACGCCGTCCATCTACAGACCTAGCAGATTTCTTCCACGGTCACATTGGTGGTATGGACACAATGGCACTATCACTAGAACGTGCGGCAGAGATGATTGAAAACGACGTTCTTTCTAAGAACATCGCTCAACGCTACGCAGATTGGAACACGGATCTTGGTAAGAAGATTCTTTCTGGTGACCTGTCACTAGAAGCTGTTGCTAACTACGCGGTAGACAACAACATCTCACCGGCAAAAGTTTCAGGCCGCCAAGAGTACCTAGAAAATATTGTGAACGGATTCATCTACAAGTAA
- a CDS encoding glycoside hydrolase family 3 N-terminal domain-containing protein, translated as MTIYKNPSYSTQERVADLLSQMTLEEKIAQLGAQWLLLDENGDHSERELEMTSSHEQKTVKEKLQYGLGQITRPLGTHVVTPQQGVQALNQLQKYLVEETRLGIPAMSHEECLVGLMAKDATLYPSSLNYGHTWNPELVEQAAQDIGRQARAVGAKQGLAPVLDVSRDVRWGRTEETLGEDPYHVGVMASHYVKGLQGPKRDLLATLKHYVGHSASEGARNHAPVNLGFKELNDTFMLPFEMAVKVANAGSVMPAYHDIDGEPCHSSHYLLTEVLREQWGFDGLIVADYGGVDLLKAHHAVAQDSTEAAALAFNAGLDVELPDDACSNKLHQALELGLMTHEKLDEIVSRILTFKFDLGLFENPYTELPKEAIHNQHSTETAYQVASESIVLLKNDGTLPLNRNQSIALVGATADDPLALLGGYSFPVHLILSGDESSERVTKSIKEALSERMPNLSYAKGCDILTQRHANAPVFPGDVDMAVAQASESPVSMDATGIAQATSLVEQNDVAIVCVGDLAGLFQTGTVGEGSDADSLDLPGVQQQLIDHALDTGKRVVVLVTGGRPYNLGRAEEEAAAIVYGWAPGQEGANALADMLVGDTNPSGKLTVSIPKSVGAVPYFYNHKLKSAGTPIAYHFGSRYNFGHGLSYSEFDYSDFHVEQTELKATDTVRVSCNITNTSTRDGAEVVQLYSRDVLSTVVRPVKELKGFKKVELTAGETKRVVFELPVDMLNFTNAKHQRVVEGGEFNLMIGRSSNEIVFNQVINVEKGTFVLPKHWRMVCNAYAE; from the coding sequence ATGACTATCTACAAAAATCCTAGTTACTCAACCCAAGAGCGCGTTGCTGATCTGTTGAGTCAAATGACCCTAGAAGAAAAAATAGCCCAGCTAGGTGCACAGTGGTTACTGTTGGATGAAAACGGTGATCACAGTGAACGTGAATTAGAAATGACCTCTAGCCATGAGCAGAAAACGGTAAAAGAGAAGCTCCAATACGGTCTTGGACAGATTACTCGCCCACTGGGGACTCATGTTGTGACCCCCCAGCAAGGTGTACAAGCGCTGAATCAATTGCAAAAGTACTTGGTGGAAGAAACCCGTTTAGGTATTCCAGCCATGTCTCACGAAGAGTGTTTGGTTGGCTTGATGGCAAAAGACGCAACACTTTACCCGTCTTCTCTTAACTATGGCCACACATGGAACCCTGAACTTGTTGAGCAAGCGGCGCAAGATATTGGTCGTCAAGCACGCGCAGTCGGTGCAAAACAGGGCTTAGCGCCCGTTCTAGATGTTTCACGAGATGTACGCTGGGGGCGCACTGAAGAGACACTTGGTGAAGATCCATATCATGTCGGTGTGATGGCCTCTCACTATGTTAAAGGTCTTCAAGGGCCTAAACGTGACTTGCTTGCGACATTGAAGCATTACGTCGGCCACTCTGCGAGTGAAGGCGCACGCAACCACGCGCCAGTGAACTTAGGCTTTAAGGAGCTTAATGACACCTTCATGCTGCCATTTGAGATGGCGGTGAAAGTGGCAAATGCGGGCTCTGTGATGCCAGCTTATCACGATATTGATGGTGAACCTTGTCACTCTTCTCACTACCTATTGACGGAAGTGTTGCGTGAACAGTGGGGATTCGATGGACTGATCGTAGCTGATTACGGCGGCGTTGATCTTCTTAAAGCCCATCATGCTGTGGCTCAAGACAGCACTGAAGCAGCTGCGCTGGCCTTTAACGCTGGTTTAGACGTTGAGCTTCCAGACGATGCATGTTCTAACAAGTTACATCAAGCACTTGAGCTTGGGTTGATGACGCATGAGAAACTTGATGAAATTGTTTCGCGTATCCTTACATTCAAATTTGACCTAGGGCTGTTTGAAAACCCATATACCGAATTGCCAAAAGAGGCTATCCATAATCAACACAGCACTGAAACGGCCTATCAAGTGGCCAGTGAGTCGATTGTGTTGTTGAAAAATGATGGGACGCTGCCACTAAACCGCAATCAGTCGATTGCGCTTGTTGGTGCGACGGCGGATGATCCTCTAGCGCTGCTGGGTGGTTATAGTTTCCCAGTGCATTTGATCTTAAGCGGTGATGAGTCGAGCGAACGTGTTACTAAGTCGATCAAAGAAGCGCTATCAGAGCGCATGCCGAATCTATCTTACGCCAAAGGTTGTGACATTCTAACGCAGCGTCATGCAAATGCCCCTGTGTTCCCAGGCGATGTTGATATGGCTGTTGCACAAGCGAGTGAATCACCGGTGAGTATGGACGCAACAGGTATCGCGCAGGCAACCTCTTTGGTTGAGCAAAACGATGTGGCGATTGTTTGTGTCGGCGACCTAGCTGGGCTATTCCAAACGGGTACAGTCGGTGAGGGCTCCGATGCTGATAGCCTTGATCTTCCGGGTGTTCAGCAGCAGTTGATTGATCACGCGCTTGATACGGGTAAGCGAGTGGTTGTACTTGTGACAGGCGGTCGCCCATACAACTTGGGACGTGCAGAAGAAGAAGCGGCAGCCATCGTTTATGGTTGGGCTCCTGGTCAAGAAGGGGCGAATGCGTTAGCAGATATGCTGGTGGGAGATACCAACCCAAGTGGCAAACTAACGGTCTCGATTCCTAAAAGTGTCGGTGCGGTGCCATACTTCTATAACCACAAGCTAAAAAGTGCTGGTACCCCAATCGCTTATCACTTTGGCTCACGTTACAACTTTGGCCATGGGTTGAGCTACAGCGAGTTCGATTACAGTGACTTTCACGTTGAGCAGACAGAGCTAAAAGCGACAGATACGGTGCGCGTTTCTTGCAACATCACTAACACATCAACCCGTGATGGCGCAGAAGTCGTGCAGCTCTATTCACGTGACGTGTTGTCAACCGTTGTGCGCCCGGTGAAAGAGCTGAAAGGTTTTAAAAAGGTTGAGTTAACAGCAGGAGAAACCAAGCGAGTTGTGTTTGAGTTGCCTGTCGATATGCTCAATTTCACTAACGCCAAACATCAACGTGTTGTCGAGGGCGGTGAGTTTAACCTGATGATTGGACGCTCTTCAAACGAGATTGTCTTCAATCAGGTAATCAATGTTGAGAAGGGGACATTTGTGCTGCCAAAGCATTGGCGAATGGTGTGCAACGCTTACGCTGAATAA
- a CDS encoding acyltransferase, with protein MSVQQKFGGELTDEEFRKFTLYTAQSNNKHDDEARAQILGFTNSDVRIAPGAIVRIGENQIGTNSYVGLYSYVNGDVTIGEDVLIGPHVSIVASNHVFEPSTHSFSGRSDLQKGKVIIEDGVWLTTGVVITPGNTIGKCSLICANSVVTTDVPAYTIFGGSPAKQLGHIDAETGEYQWINKE; from the coding sequence ATGTCAGTACAACAAAAATTTGGCGGCGAACTTACCGATGAGGAGTTCCGTAAGTTCACACTCTACACCGCTCAAAGCAATAATAAGCACGATGATGAAGCACGCGCTCAAATCTTAGGTTTCACTAATTCGGATGTACGTATCGCACCGGGCGCAATTGTACGAATTGGCGAAAACCAGATTGGCACTAACTCTTACGTGGGTCTCTATAGCTACGTCAATGGCGACGTGACCATTGGTGAAGACGTTCTAATCGGGCCTCATGTCTCTATCGTGGCATCTAACCACGTATTTGAACCATCAACGCACTCTTTCAGTGGTCGAAGCGACTTACAAAAAGGCAAAGTCATTATCGAAGATGGTGTTTGGCTAACCACTGGGGTAGTCATCACTCCGGGTAACACCATTGGGAAATGCTCGCTTATATGTGCGAACTCCGTTGTCACTACAGATGTACCCGCTTATACCATTTTTGGTGGCTCGCCAGCGAAACAGTTAGGCCATATTGATGCTGAAACTGGCGAATATCAATGGATAAACAAGGAGTAA
- a CDS encoding glycoside-pentoside-hexuronide (GPH):cation symporter, whose protein sequence is MSTIKLSVREKIAYGLGDTGCNFVWQTVMLFLAYFYTDIYGLSPAHMGTMFLLVRFIDAVTDPLMGSIVDRTKSKHGRYRPYLLWMAVPFGIACMLAFFTPDLGETGKIVYAYASYIFLTLMYTAINVPYCAMANAMTDDSQERTSLQSYRFALSTAGGLVVAMVALPLVDVIGQGDVQKGYLGAMAIMGVGAIALFFLSFANTRERVVLEEEEKQSALADLKLLAKNNQWRVLFIVNTVLLTGVVLKAASTMYYVNTVMARPDLATTFMVVGMLAAIVGAIFSAPVLGKYDKPKVYRALILASGFLSALLFLVDPSNTAMVFALVIILGVVQMSTTPILWSMMSDVVDYEKTRSNRSLSGMVFSTNLFAIKLGIALGGAGVGWILAWFGYQGGSETQSAEAMMAINLLYTVIPGVFFMSLAVIMMFYKLDNHKLAQIKAMLALDAKEQEARKAVAHNAELG, encoded by the coding sequence ATGAGTACAATTAAGTTATCAGTGAGAGAGAAGATAGCTTACGGTTTGGGTGACACCGGCTGTAACTTTGTTTGGCAAACTGTCATGCTTTTCCTTGCCTATTTTTACACTGATATTTATGGCCTGTCGCCAGCTCACATGGGAACGATGTTCCTGCTTGTGCGTTTTATCGATGCGGTGACTGACCCATTAATGGGCTCGATTGTTGATAGAACTAAATCAAAACATGGTCGCTACCGACCGTATCTACTTTGGATGGCAGTGCCATTCGGCATTGCATGTATGCTGGCGTTTTTTACTCCAGATCTTGGTGAAACGGGCAAAATAGTTTATGCCTATGCGTCTTATATCTTCTTAACTCTTATGTATACAGCCATTAACGTACCATATTGTGCGATGGCAAATGCCATGACCGATGACTCCCAAGAGCGTACCTCTTTGCAGTCTTATCGCTTTGCTTTGAGTACTGCTGGTGGTCTAGTTGTTGCTATGGTAGCGCTACCTCTTGTCGATGTTATTGGTCAAGGTGACGTCCAAAAAGGCTACTTAGGCGCTATGGCGATTATGGGCGTAGGTGCGATTGCCTTGTTCTTCTTGAGTTTCGCGAATACGAGAGAGCGAGTTGTCTTAGAGGAAGAAGAGAAGCAGTCTGCGCTTGCCGACCTGAAGCTGCTAGCAAAAAATAACCAATGGCGTGTTTTGTTTATTGTCAACACTGTGCTGCTGACAGGTGTGGTACTAAAAGCTGCCTCAACGATGTATTACGTAAACACTGTAATGGCTCGCCCAGATCTTGCGACGACATTCATGGTTGTTGGTATGTTGGCGGCGATTGTTGGTGCTATATTCTCTGCTCCAGTACTAGGGAAATATGACAAGCCTAAGGTGTATCGTGCGCTAATACTTGCATCGGGCTTCTTATCTGCACTACTTTTCTTGGTTGACCCATCAAATACAGCAATGGTATTTGCATTGGTGATTATTCTGGGTGTCGTTCAAATGAGCACGACACCGATTCTATGGAGTATGATGTCGGACGTGGTTGATTACGAGAAGACACGCAGTAATCGCTCACTGAGTGGAATGGTGTTCTCTACAAACCTATTTGCTATCAAGTTGGGTATCGCTCTTGGCGGTGCAGGTGTTGGTTGGATTCTCGCGTGGTTTGGTTATCAGGGTGGTTCGGAGACCCAATCTGCCGAGGCAATGATGGCAATCAACTTGCTTTACACTGTTATTCCAGGAGTGTTCTTTATGTCTCTTGCTGTCATCATGATGTTCTACAAACTCGATAATCACAAACTGGCACAGATCAAAGCAATGCTTGCATTAGATGCAAAAGAGCAGGAAGCACGTAAAGCGGTTGCTCACAACGCAGAGCTAGGCTAA